From the genome of Solanum lycopersicum chromosome 7, SLM_r2.1:
atagtaaactcttaatagtgattgatatgtattgaatgatattgtgaagttggTTGTGTGACTTGGTTGTGTATTATGTGATTGACCTGAAATCCTGAGAtcgtagaatttatattcttgaatcCTTCTTATCAAaatgatgccttgaataaagaaggcttgataaaatattatcagTGAATTAAAAATGGTGAtaacaaatgataaattaataatattattagatcggagtgtcacgttccgacacggtataatagaatcggagtgtcacattcctaCATGGTATAACTGGATCGGAATGTCACATTCTGACATGGTATAATTAGGTCGAAGtttcacgttctgacacggtataattggattggagtgtcacgttccgacatggtataattggatcggagtgtcacgttctgacacggtataattggatcggagtgtcacgttctaacaCAGTGACATTAAAGGAAAAGGTtattgaattaacttaatatactcaataccAAAGAACTCATTTTTCAACGAAcgtggtgtggaggcatgagtcctcgtgTGTCCTTGATATTGTGGTTGATTACTTACTTACGTCAATTGtaacttgttcatgttgtttgttgcttctCAAGTactatagtttattttatactattattctttgtgtattagttactattttgggttggccgatgatacctactcagtacatgttgccgcGTACTAATTccaacttgttttttttttgttttccttttattaaatgTAGCGATTGTACCAATGACTTCAGATTTCCCTCAGTTCTATCTAGCCTCCCGCATATCAGGTcccagggtgagctattcattcaaACTCGTGTTGTattctctcggtcatgacatgttgtcctatactttcggacacataccattctattcttttattttaatgtatttgatattcttagatttattggagattagatgtccttgatgtggtgactttcaggttttgggaaatGATATTTAGTAATATTTGAGTTTCCGCATTATGTTTGTATTTTGTAAGTTTGGttaaattggttggttcgcccacTTGGGAGGTTAAGTGTAGGTGTCACTCatgactcgttttgggtcatgacatctatatatacatatatatatatatatgtgtgtgtgtgtgtgtgtgtgtgtacatatatatatatatataacttataaaacagtgaaaataacttagttcgttaaagaaaatgcaatagcAAACtaaactttacttatataagaaaataatatctcCTCTGTGGGAGTTTAtctaatcgacaaccatcactatgagcctaagtgatgatacaacgtctttcCTCACGTTGCAAGAGGACCATCCTACACCTTGCCATTGTGTAGGACCTTACTCAACTTAGTGTATCCACTATCTCTCCTTATGTGAtgatctaaaaagtatgacacgtCAATTTCCATGTTGgatacatggtttacatggagactcgagttaatatgaactctcatttccacatcggtgctcaatactactcctaaaaatgtactttagctcatacttttaataaaatttccttcctttgggttgagataatttgttGAACCCATTAGCTTTAAAAAGCTccttttggaatcaatgttccctttttggttcaaaactcttttgggacTTCTAGTTCCCCTCTTTACTCAAATGTGAAACATTTGTAAAActctagggaatacttagttcccttatatcttttgagaaataaactcAACTATGCTCTTTACTAACTTGAAACTGtgactcttagggaatacttagttcccttgtaGCTTTTTGAGagatgaactcaactctttacttgacTTTGAACTTTAAGcctttaaaacaaagtgaaaacatttgtgaaagactttagaGAACTTataactttactttgacttgcttcttaacttttagatttggctcttaacttctttgaatttgatcttaactttcctcgaattgaattatggattcaaggatcacgATTTTGTGTTTATAGATGATTTCataatgtttagatgtaccttagagtttTGTAACAACTAGGAATGaagggtacatcacttaggaactagtatggAAAGAGAGGGAAAGAACGGGGTCTCCAGGGGATTCTGGCGCTCTAAGAGGTGCGGAGCACCATAGACTGATGGACAGAGGCTGCCCTCAGGCGTTCTGAGAGGCGCGGCACGCAAGAGCCTGACAGAGAGACTCTATCCTGAGGGGATTTGGAGGCGCGACGCCCCAGCATTCTCCCAACGCGTTTTTCGACTTTGTTCTTCGTTTTTTATCTCTAAACTGCCAAACTCCCATGGATACCACCCCAAAAACTTAGGATACCTAATTAACTTATTACCCAATATTTAGACCCGAAATCAGTCCTAAAACATGGATTACAACTAACAGCGGTCAACAACAATCCAATAAACAAGAACATCAAACTTTCTTTCAAGATTCCAACCTCTAACATGAGTTATTTCATGAACTTTACTGATTTGAATGAAATTGGTGTGTCGGTGAAGTAAACCAACACAAAAGAGCCCACATACCTtgttagggatcacccccgacgaaaaTCCACGAAGCTAAACTTGATGTTCTTacgtcttcttcttcctccttttTTCTCCTTGCtttgaaaaccctaatctatTTTCTAAGTGCATAAACTGAATGGGATCAGTTTAGACCCCAACATGTTACACCAAAACGATATAATTAGTTGACTTAAGTaaaagaccaaaacaccctTACTAAATCCGGTTTTGGAACTCTGCTCAACAACGCACCTTCcgaaggtcatatctcactcataagACCTCGGAAATTCACAAACTTGGTGTTGTTGGAAAGATCTTGGAACGATATTTCCatccatataaataaataaccgAAATTCTTCCTGAGATGGaagttatgatcgtttgaaaatgatcaaaactcacttttgaattctggaattttttttccaaatttccttacttatttctaaatttgatttttttttgtttttcttagcTTAACCTTAGTTTTTCTAGAATCCGAATTTTACAATATCTCCCTcttgggaacatttgtcctcaaatgaGAACTCTTTTTTTAAGCTAAGGATTGTAATATCATTTCAGCACTAAACCACAAAAGAAAGTAGTAACATGTTTATGCATAATCTTATAAAGTGCTAAAAAAAAGAGTCTAGTACCTTGACATGCATTCTCTTTGGATTcgaagagatgtggatatctcttcttcatatctttCTCGGcttcccaagttgcttcttcaaaaaattggttcctccaaaggaccttgaccGAAGCAACTTCCTTTGTCCTCAACTTGCGCACCTGACGATCCAAAAATCTGAACCAGAACTTCTTTATAGGAAAGGttatccttaatcccaacattTTTTGTTGGTATTATCAATGAAAGATCACCAAgaaacttcttcaacatggaaaTATGGAACACCAGATGAACCGCTTCTAACTATtggggtagctccaactcataagcctTTTTTTCCCACTCTCTTGGAGGTTATATAAGGTCCCATGTACCGGGACTAAGTATACCTtttttaccaaacctcataactcCTTTAATAGATGAAACCTTAAGATACACCCAATCATCTACCTCAAAATCTAATGGCCTTATTCTAACATCCGTGTAAGACTTTTGGCGACTTTGTGCAGTCTTCAACGTTTCTGAATCACTTTAACCTTTTCTATAGCTTGGTGAACTAAACCggtcctatcaaccctgcttcgtcaacttcaaaccatccaataggaaatctacatcttctcccaaAAGAGCTTCATGAACTAATGGTCGAATGACAACTGTTGTTGTAAgcgaactcaatgagaggtaggtgatcatcaattcaatcacacaagctctcaacatatcttctaaggtttGGATAGTATGTTCTACTTGTCCATCTGTCTACTCAAATTCCCCTTggaacccaaacctttctggAAAAATTTCCAGAATTGTGCGGTAAATTGCACACCTCTATATGAAATAATGGAGATTGGAACTCCATGAAGTGTTACCACTTCTCGGAGGTACAAATTTACATAATATTCGACCGAATAAGTAGTATTTACCGACAAAAAATGGGTTGACTTTGTCATTCTAtccacaatcacccaaatggaatcatgttGCCTTCGAGATCTTGGCAatcctgtgatgaagtccatatcaatcatctcccacttccattctaaAATCTCTATATTTTGAGCTAAAACTCCAGGTCTTTGGTGTTCTAccttcacttgctgacaattggATCACTTAGAAACAAATTCAGCACTATCTTTTTTCATGCATTCCCAtcaatatacctctctcaaatcacggtacattttggtggaaccccgataaatagaatatatggaGCTAGagcctcctccatgatcctctcttgaaGTCCATCCACCCTAGGTACACATAATCTGCCTTGGTACTTcagcacaccatctcccccttgctCAAAAGCCAATACTCCTTGGCTATGGACAGTTGCCTTCAAATCAAGCAGAATAGGGTCTTGGTCTTGGTTCTCTTTCACTTCTGACACCAAGTATGATTCAGCCCCATTAGTTAACACTATACCTCCTTCTGTTGAGTCCACAAGTTTGTGCATATCTTTTGGTAACTCCCTCTTTTCTCCTTCGACATAGCAAGTACTTCCAATGGACAACCTTCTTAAGgaatcaacaaccacattagccttatatgggtggtaaagaatacttatgtcataatccttgagtaattccaaTCACCTTCTCTGTCTGAGGTTGAGATCTTTATGAGTGAATACATATTGGAGACTTTTGTTATCTGTAAATatatccacatgaacaccatatataTAATGTTGCCATATCTTCAATGCGAACACGATTGCAGGCAATTCTAactcatgagttggataattcttctcatgaacatTCACCTGCCTGGAAGCATAAGCTATGACCTTGCCATTCTGCATTAACACTCAACCCCaaccaactcttgatgcatcgcAATAACCACAAAGCCTTAAGTACCCTCTGGTAAGGACAAAATTGGAGCGGTAGTCAATCTTTTCTTCAActcctgaaagcttttctcacaagcttcaaaccattgaaacttgactgtCTTATAAGTTAACTTGGTCAAAGGAGAAGAGATAGAGAAGAATCCTTCAACACATCTCCTGTAATACccagccaaacccaagaaactccttatatctgTCGGAGATGTGGTTCTAGGCCAACTTTGAACTGCCTCTATCTTCTGAGTGTCAACTTTAATACCTTTACTAGAAACAATATGGCCTAAAAACTCCACagacttaagccaaaactcgcacttggagaacttggcatacaactcctTATCTCTCGAAGTCTGAAGAACAACACTtaggtgactagcatgatcttcttaatttcttaaataaattagtatgtcatcaatgaagacgatgacaaacaaatataaataaggtttgaagattCTGTTTATGAGATCCATGAAAGTTGCATGTGTGTTAATCAAATCAAAGGACATAACCAGAAATTCGAAATGCTCGTATCTTATTCTAAGAGATGTcttggaatatcacattccctaacCTTCAGTTGATGATAGCTTGATCTGAGGTCAATATTGGAAAAGCAAAAAGCaccttgaagttgatcaaaatgATCTTTTATCCTTagaagaggatatttattcttatggtcaccttatttaatttacggtaatctatacacatcataagggacccatccttcttcctaacaaacaagaccggagcgccccaaggtgagacacttggtcgaatgaagCCTTTATCTGACAGATTTTTCAACTGCTCCTTTAGTTATTTTAAATCTGCTGGTGCCATTCTGTatggaggaatagagataggacgagtatctGAGATGACATCTATGCCGAAGTCTATCTCTCTTTCAGGAAGCACTTCGGGTAGATCATCGGGAAAGAATTCTTGGAACTCACTAACTATAGGAACTGACTGAAGGGAAGGTACCTCAACACTCAAGTCATTAAATTGGACTAAGTGGTAGATACATcccttagaaactaacttcctcgccttaagatacaaaataaaacgacccttaggcactgctgAACTACTAGCCCACTCTATGACTGGCTCATTTGGAATCTGGAACTTAGCAACTCGAATTCTACAATCTATAGATGCATAATAGGCATGGAGacagtccatacctagaatgacatcaaaatccaccatgtctaactctattAAATCAGTCATGATACTCTTGTGATCTATAGAAACAagacaatcacgatagactccCTAACAGGTGTAGACACACAGAAAGGTTCACAAAGATTTTAGGGAGAATTTCAAACTGATTTACACCATAAGGAGTTACAAGGGATAAACTTACTCCTGGgtctaataatgcataaacatcaaaattaaagactttgatcatacccgTGACAACATATGGAGAGTTCTCGTGCTCTTGGTGTCTAGTGATACCATAGAGATAATTTGTCCCTCTGTCGGTACAAGAAGTAGCTCCTCTAGGTGCATCCCTGTTTGGCGgagcaactgatgaagattGGGCTCTGTTGCCTGGATTTTTACCACCTTGCTTATTATTAGGGCATTCTctcatgaagtgaccctcttgaCCACATTTGAAACAACCTGTCTGGCCATCATGACATTTGCCAGGGTGGATTCTACCACATCTACCACACGCAGAACTTCTACCACCTCTTTATGCCACACTACCTTGATATTGGGCCGATCTAGCCTTGAAGTATTGTGAATGGTGACCGCTGTACTCACCTCGATTTGTGGGTGCAGGTGCACTAGAAGATGATGGTGAAGGCCTTTTGGATTCCTAGAGTTGTGGTCAGCTCGAACAACCTTTCTGTTGACCAGAATCATTCCCAGTCTTCACCTTCTTCTTTCGGGACTCTTTTCTATCCTTTACCTTCTCTTTTTCAACTTATTGAACGTATACCATCATCCTGAATATATCCATGTAACCTATCAACATGACAGCCCTACCTACCTTGCTTGAAACACGTCCTAACCCTACAACATACAATCTTATTTCGCTCCTCATATCTTCACCGTCTCTGGAGCATAGCGAGATAGGtgggtgaacttcaacccatCCATGGAGTCCTGCCTCAGAGTAAATAACTCCCTTACCTTCTCTTCCTTCAGTTCATGAGAAAAGAACCTCCCCAAGAAGGCTTCTTCGAAACAAGCCCAACTTGGATGTGGTGCATCCTCAAACCTACCATCCTTCCATTGATCGAACGATGATCTGGCTACACCTTTCAGTTGGTATGCACCCAATTCAAACCTCTCAACATCGACCACATGCATTACCTCATACACCTTCTTCAGCTCTTCTATAAAGTTCTCTGAATCTTTTGTAGTGTTTGATCCAGTGAAACTAGGGGGATTCATCTTAAGGAATTCACGGGTTCTTAAAGTGTCTGCCCCTTCTTGTCGAGCTCCTCTCTTTTTTCTGATATGATTGGTCACAACCTGACTCAACATCCGAATAGCTTCACGGAATTCAGCACTGGTAACCTCTCCATGAGGTTGTACTCTGGTGCATTTGTAACCTTTAGTTCCTCAACATTCCTTTGTGGATGACCTCTGACTTCTCTTCTTGGAGGCATAATAACCTGAAAATACATGTAAGCATGAACTAGAGAGAgacttttagagataaaatcTTCACACAAAATAAGATGAAAGAAGTAAAAC
Proteins encoded in this window:
- the LOC138337351 gene encoding uncharacterized protein is translated as MQNGKVIAYASRQVNVHEKNYPTHELELPAIVFALKIWQHYIYGVHVDIFTDNKSLQYVFTHKDLNLRQRRLSIGSTCYVEGEKRELPKDMHKLVDSTEGGIVLTNGAESYLVSEVKENQDQDPILLDLKATVHSQGVLAFEQGGDGVLKYQGRLCVPRVDGLQERIMEEALAPYILFIGQVKVEHQRPGVLAQNIEILEWKWEMIDMDFITGLPRSRRQHDSIWVRKLRTKEVASVKVLWRNQFFEEATWEAEKDMKKRYPHLFESKENACQVLK